A genome region from Acidimicrobiales bacterium includes the following:
- the tsaE gene encoding tRNA (adenosine(37)-N6)-threonylcarbamoyltransferase complex ATPase subunit type 1 TsaE, producing MLARTTSPAETGALATALADLLRPGDLLLLSGEMGAGKTAFTQGLGAGLGVPTRITSPTFTIAQTYEGGRLLVHHLDAYRLEHLHEALDLGLAEMIDDGGVVVIEWGDALLPVLPASYLEIRITFAPLAPGSDAGPAGDHPGDEPRCWHLRPVGAAWSARSDGLRAVLAPWEAEAC from the coding sequence GTGCTCGCCCGCACCACCTCCCCCGCCGAGACCGGCGCCCTGGCCACGGCCCTGGCCGACCTCTTGCGGCCCGGCGACCTGCTCCTGCTGTCGGGGGAGATGGGCGCCGGCAAGACGGCCTTCACCCAGGGCCTGGGGGCCGGGCTGGGCGTCCCCACCCGCATCACCAGCCCGACCTTCACCATCGCCCAGACCTACGAGGGCGGGCGCCTCCTGGTCCACCACCTCGACGCCTACCGGCTGGAGCACCTCCACGAGGCCCTCGACCTGGGCCTGGCCGAGATGATCGACGACGGGGGGGTGGTGGTGATCGAGTGGGGCGACGCCCTGCTGCCCGTGCTGCCCGCCTCCTACCTGGAGATCCGCATCACCTTCGCCCCCCTCGCCCCCGGCAGCGACGCCGGCCCGGCCGGCGACCACCCCGGCGACGAGCCACGTTGCTGGCACCTGCGCCCGGTGGGTGCCGCCTGGTCGGCCCGGTCCGACGGCCTGCGGGCCGTCCTCGCCCCCTGGGAGGCGGAGGCGTGCTGA